A part of Rhipicephalus microplus isolate Deutch F79 chromosome 8, USDA_Rmic, whole genome shotgun sequence genomic DNA contains:
- the LOC142769114 gene encoding uncharacterized protein LOC142769114 → MTGMEAYALLDAVKEKLPGETVEAFCTALKNMASRIQSIIQATEFETLSDATTHRLHILILSVEDLQGSLTGCGLFVINLPLIVTIAGSVITYTVVLVQTSESIMANKCSEVPAILK, encoded by the exons ATGACTGGCATGGAAGCTTACGCCTTATTAGATGCTGTCAAGGAAAAGCTGCCTGGTGAGACTGTAGAGGCGTTCTGTACCGCGCTCAAGAACATG GCTTCCCGCATTCAAAGCATCATTCAAGCTACGGAATTCGAAACGCTTTCAGACGCTACAACACATAGG CTGCACATACTCATATTAAGTGTCGAAGATCTTCAGGGCTCCTTGACTGGTTGTGGCTTGTTCGTCATCAATCTGCCCCTGATCGTGACC ATTGCAGGCTCTGTCATCACCTATACTGTCGTTCTTGTACAAACCAGCGAAAGTATCATGGCAAACAAGTGCTCCGAAGTGCCAGCAATACTGAAGTGA